The following are encoded together in the Bubalus bubalis isolate 160015118507 breed Murrah chromosome 14, NDDB_SH_1, whole genome shotgun sequence genome:
- the LOC102392477 gene encoding small ubiquitin-related modifier 2-like, whose amino-acid sequence MADEKPKEGVKTENNDHINLKVAGQDGSVVQFKIKWHTPLSKLMKAYCERQGLSMRQIRFRFDGQPINETDTPAQLEMEDTINVFQQQTGGVY is encoded by the coding sequence ATGGCGGACGAAAAGCCCAAGGAAGGAGTCAAGACTGAGAACAACGATCATATTAATTTGAAGGTGGCGGGGCAGGATGGTTCAGTGGTGCAGTTTAAGATTAAGTGGCATACACCACTTAGTAAACTAATGAAAGCCTATTGTGAACGACAGGGTTTGTCAATGAGGCAGATCAGATTCCGATTTGACGGGCAGCCAATCAATGAAACAGACACACCTGCACAGTTGGAGATGGAAGATACAATCAATGTATTCCAGCAGCAGACAGGAGGTGTCTACTAA